In the Mytilus galloprovincialis chromosome 10, xbMytGall1.hap1.1, whole genome shotgun sequence genome, one interval contains:
- the LOC143047895 gene encoding uncharacterized protein LOC143047895 isoform X8 produces the protein MAQRILIILVILSVLFILSEGHWWRRHRKRPHRHCPSRDDEDHVCCDWEIKTYQQTIEYCRKCQVTPTDSSDICYYRKRYSYKIKQGCIDRVKYNVTESTCTPKCCDGWTRDEYGQCSIKADANTQEIVCENGGSPAGDYCSCPNGFSGTHCESAVCTPHCLNNGICSGRDGEAVCVCPDGRYTGKQCETPVCNPACQNGGSCIDGIYRPMCSCPPGYEGESCEKEVKDGDCPAASGVGICAEMCKTDSGCPNKQKCCINGCGAHECTAPAATTCTYQSEHYPIGHRRQQDSCTTCLCKDPNSKQQWECVSISCPRLPCYRTKMIPNLCCPVCDDMPTTITTTPVPTSTTPTLKPTTTLSSTCMENGTRYPMGATINRNNYCERCTCMYTASANGELYDTTSWQCMVTDCFWDSSCANYTNIPGRCCPICTDVPSTKAPSTTTSPPRNTCTKEGIEYPEGSEVGTDSCNPCICIKIGEQNPEWTCRIVDCPQITCLSQKYIPGQCCPVCDDKPPDECGPICKMFCENGFQTDERGCPICTCKNKPPDECGPICKMFCENGFQTDERGCPICTCKTTTTPPAPTKVSQSCIYNGEVYPLGHNIWKTDCMMCTCFSRNRQKPNWSCMINDCQQPKCSNPVKISGQCCPVCPATSTPAPTTPKSSTCSFNGIQYQHMSTIKQTDCKTCVCQYQYGGYLDWSCRTEACVYCANPKMIPGQCCPVCDDTTPPPTTVRPTLPPNTGPSFKHCPSGTLIINTHREKFIDIRRSVNLTVVDNSGKTYKIQYSKEIIEAVPCSCGKNIHIITAQSHPPDQYGRFASCHITVHVVDNHPPMYSTCPSEISAFEDEIISWDKPEASDNVGIKKENFISDYENNSKFPEGSHLLMYVAVDHEGNVAACRFLVAVYKRGSSDPTMPNQLKRDDEENKKDMIILPVIGVLAVLILIIAIILTAMCCRRLKKKENAHQNGNEQNAYDNAIYSTATPPRTPPPSYGKTGGMKLPPKYVLGDEKPPLYEEMDVKVFMKKGVQNPVYDSSDELEVRNIKLRMRDEADA, from the exons ATGGCGCAAAGAATTCTTATAATTCTGGTGATTTTGTCggttttatttatattatcagAAGGTCATTGGTGGAGGAGACATCGCAAACGACC acacAGACACTGTCCCTCACGTGATGATGAAGATCATGTGTGTTGTGATTGGGAGATAAAAACATATCAACAGACAATTGAGTACTGCAGGAAATGTCAAGTTACACCTACTGACTCCTCTGATATATGTTACTACAGAAAAAGATACAG ctATAAGATTAAACAAGGCTGTATTGATCGTGTTAAGTATAATGTGACGGAGTCAACATGTACACCAAAATGTTGTGACGGATGGACACGTGACGAATATGGCCAATGTTCCATCA AAGCAGATGCCAATACCCAAGAAATTGTCTGTGAAAATGGCGGGTCTCCCGCAGGAGACTATTGTTCCTGTCCGAACGGATTTTCCGGGACACATTGTGAATCTG CTGTTTGCACGCCTCATTGTTTAAATAATGGAATTTGTTCTGGCAGAGACGGAGAAGCTGTGTGTGTTTGTCCCGATGGAAGATATACCGGGAAACAGTGTGAAACAC CTGTGTGTAATCCTGCGTGCCAAAATGGCGGAAGCTGCATTGATGGAATATATAGACCAATGTGTTCTTGTCCACCTGGCTATGAAGGAGAGTCGTGTGAGAAAG AAGTCAAAGATGGTGATTGTCCTGCAGCATCAGGTGTAGGAATTTGTGCTGAAATGTGTAAAACCGATTCTGGATGTCCAAACAAGCAGAAATGTTGTATAAACGGATGTGGTGCTCACGAATGCACGGCACCAGCGGCTACAACATGCACTTATCAAAGTGAACATTATCCAATCGGACACCGCCGCCAACAAGATTCCTGCACAACCTGTCTATGTAAAGATCCTAATAGTAAACAACAGTGGGAATGTGTTTCTATTAGTTGTCCCAGACTTCCATGCTACAGAACAAAGATGATTCCTAATTTGTGTTGTCCGGTATGCGACG ATATGCCAACCACAATAACAACAACGCCCGTACCAACCTCAACTACACCAACACTAAAGCCGACCACAACCTTGTCTTCCACGTGTATGGAGAATGGAACACGTTACCCAATGGGTGCtactataaatagaaataattacTGTGAACGTTGCACATGCATGTATACTGCATCTGCCAATGGTGAATTGTATGATACTACAAGCTGGCAGTGCATGGTGACAGATTGTTTCTGGGATTCATCATGCGCCAATTATACAAATATTCCTGGTCGATGCTGTCCTATCTGCACCG ATGTTCCTTCAACAAAGGCCCCATCAACAACCACTAGTCCTCCACGTAACACTTGTACAAAGGAAGGAATTGAATATCCAGAAGGGTCTGAGGTCGGCACAGATAGCTGCAACCCttgtatttgtattaaaattgGAGAACAAAATCCGGAATGGACATGTAGAATTGTTGATTGTCCTCAAATTACATGTTTATCACAGAAGTATATTCCCGGGCAGTGCTGTCCTGTTTGTGATG ataaaccacCAGATGAATGTGGACCcatttgtaaaatgttttgtgaAAATGGATTTCAAACTGATGAGAGGGGTTGTCCAATATGTACATGCAAAA ATAAACCACCAGATGAATGTGGACCcatttgtaaaatgttttgtgaAAATGGATTTCAAACTGATGAGAGGGGTTGTCCAATATGTACATGCAAAA CAACTACCACACCTCCAGCTCCCACGAAAGTCAGTCAAAGCTGTATATATAACGGAGAAGTTTACCCCTTGGGTCACAATATCTGGAAAACAGACTGCATGATGTGTACCTGTTTTTCGAGGAACAGACAAAAACCAAACTGGAGTTGCATGATTAACGATTGTCAACAGCCGAAATGCAGCAATCCAGTCAAAATCTCGGGTCAATGCTGTCCTGTTTGCCCTG cAACATCCACACCAGCCCCAACTACACCTAAATCATCAACATGCTCCTTCAATGGTATACAATACCAGCACATGAGCACCATTAAACAAACAGATTGTAAAACATGCGTATGCCAATACCAGTATGGAGGATATTTAGATTGGTCATGTCGTACAGAAGCCTGTGTGTACTGTGCAAATCCCAAAATGATTCCAGGACAGTGTTGTCCAGTGTGTGATG acACAACACCTCCACCAACGACTGTTCGACCTACTCTTCCTCCAAATACTG gacCATCGTTCAAACATTGTCCAAGTGGTACACTGATTATCAATACCCACAGAGAAAAGTTTATTGACATTCGTAGATCTGTGAACCTGACTGTGGTTGACAATTCTGGAAAAACATACAAGATTCAATACTCCAAGGAAATTATCGAGGCTGTTCCTTGCTCTTGCGGCAAAAACATTCATATTATTACAGCCCAGTCTCATCCCCCAGATCAGTATGGACGGTTTGCATCATGTCACATTACAGTTCATGTTGTCG ACAATCATCCACCAATGTACAGCACATGTCCATCAGAAATATCTGCATTTGAGGACGAAATTATTAGCTGGGACAAACCAGAAGCTTCAGACAACGTtggcataaaaaaagaaaattttatttctGATTATGAAAACAATAGCAAATTTCCAGAAGGCTCACATCTGCTCATGTATGTTGCTGTTGATCACGAGGGTAATGTCGCGGCCTGTCGTTTCCTCGTAGCTGTCTATAAGAGAG gaTCATCCGATCCGACTATGCCTAATCAATTGAAGAGAGACGATGAAGAAAATAAGAAAGATATGATTATAT TGCCCGTGATTGGTGTATTGGCAGTATTGATTCTTATCATAGCAATTATTCTAACAGCAATGTGCTGTCGTCGGCTGAAGAAAAAAGAGAATGCCCATCAAAATGGAAATGAACAAAATGCTTATGACAATGCTATCTACTCAACTGCAACTCCACCCAGAACTCCTCCTCCATCTTACGGTAAAACCGGTGGAATGAAACTTCCACCAAAGTACGTTTTGGGAGATGAAAAACCACCTCTGTATGAAGAAATGGATGTCAAGGTCTTCATGAAGAAGGGTGTACAGAATCCTGTCTACGACTCTTCAGATGAACTTGAAGTTAGGAACATAAAACTGAGAATGAGAGACGAGGCAGATGCTTAA
- the LOC143047895 gene encoding uncharacterized protein LOC143047895 isoform X15, with amino-acid sequence MAQRILIILVILSVLFILSEGHWWRRHRKRPHRHCPSRDDEDHVCCDWEIKTYQQTIEYCRKCQVTPTDSSDICYYRKRYSYKIKQGCIDRVKYNVTESTCTPKCCDGWTRDEYGQCSIKADANTQEIVCENGGSPAGDYCSCPNGFSGTHCESAVCTPHCLNNGICSGRDGEAVCVCPDGRYTGKQCETPVCNPACQNGGSCIDGIYRPMCSCPPGYEGESCEKEVKDGDCPAASGVGICAEMCKTDSGCPNKQKCCINGCGAHECTAPAATTCTYQSEHYPIGHRRQQDSCTTCLCKDPNSKQQWECVSISCPRLPCYRTKMIPNLCCPVCDDMPTTITTTPVPTSTTPTLKPTTTLSSTCMENGTRYPMGATINRNNYCERCTCMYTASANGELYDTTSWQCMVTDCFWDSSCANYTNIPGRCCPICTDYLSTTTMRPPTTKKPAASCYRNGTNFVIGSEIRGNNGCDKCICGYYGKDLLPTWTCSPAVQCLWFPSNCTNITTVGCCPTCADVPSTKAPSTTTSPPRNTCTKEGIEYPEGSEVGTDSCNPCICIKIGEQNPEWTCRIVDCPQITCLSQKYIPGQCCPVCDDTTPPPTTVRPTLPPNTGPSFKHCPSGTLIINTHREKFIDIRRSVNLTVVDNSGKTYKIQYSKEIIEAVPCSCGKNIHIITAQSHPPDQYGRFASCHITVHVVDNHPPMYSTCPSEISAFEDEIISWDKPEASDNVGIKKENFISDYENNSKFPEGSHLLMYVAVDHEGNVAACRFLVAVYKRGSSDPTMPNQLKRDDEENKKDMIILPVIGVLAVLILIIAIILTAMCCRRLKKKENAHQNGNEQNAYDNAIYSTATPPRTPPPSYGKTGGMKLPPKYVLGDEKPPLYEEMDVKVFMKKGVQNPVYDSSDELEVRNIKLRMRDEADA; translated from the exons ATGGCGCAAAGAATTCTTATAATTCTGGTGATTTTGTCggttttatttatattatcagAAGGTCATTGGTGGAGGAGACATCGCAAACGACC acacAGACACTGTCCCTCACGTGATGATGAAGATCATGTGTGTTGTGATTGGGAGATAAAAACATATCAACAGACAATTGAGTACTGCAGGAAATGTCAAGTTACACCTACTGACTCCTCTGATATATGTTACTACAGAAAAAGATACAG ctATAAGATTAAACAAGGCTGTATTGATCGTGTTAAGTATAATGTGACGGAGTCAACATGTACACCAAAATGTTGTGACGGATGGACACGTGACGAATATGGCCAATGTTCCATCA AAGCAGATGCCAATACCCAAGAAATTGTCTGTGAAAATGGCGGGTCTCCCGCAGGAGACTATTGTTCCTGTCCGAACGGATTTTCCGGGACACATTGTGAATCTG CTGTTTGCACGCCTCATTGTTTAAATAATGGAATTTGTTCTGGCAGAGACGGAGAAGCTGTGTGTGTTTGTCCCGATGGAAGATATACCGGGAAACAGTGTGAAACAC CTGTGTGTAATCCTGCGTGCCAAAATGGCGGAAGCTGCATTGATGGAATATATAGACCAATGTGTTCTTGTCCACCTGGCTATGAAGGAGAGTCGTGTGAGAAAG AAGTCAAAGATGGTGATTGTCCTGCAGCATCAGGTGTAGGAATTTGTGCTGAAATGTGTAAAACCGATTCTGGATGTCCAAACAAGCAGAAATGTTGTATAAACGGATGTGGTGCTCACGAATGCACGGCACCAGCGGCTACAACATGCACTTATCAAAGTGAACATTATCCAATCGGACACCGCCGCCAACAAGATTCCTGCACAACCTGTCTATGTAAAGATCCTAATAGTAAACAACAGTGGGAATGTGTTTCTATTAGTTGTCCCAGACTTCCATGCTACAGAACAAAGATGATTCCTAATTTGTGTTGTCCGGTATGCGACG ATATGCCAACCACAATAACAACAACGCCCGTACCAACCTCAACTACACCAACACTAAAGCCGACCACAACCTTGTCTTCCACGTGTATGGAGAATGGAACACGTTACCCAATGGGTGCtactataaatagaaataattacTGTGAACGTTGCACATGCATGTATACTGCATCTGCCAATGGTGAATTGTATGATACTACAAGCTGGCAGTGCATGGTGACAGATTGTTTCTGGGATTCATCATGCGCCAATTATACAAATATTCCTGGTCGATGCTGTCCTATCTGCACCG ATTACTTATCCACTACAACCATGAGACCGCCTACAACCAAAAAGCCTGCTGCTTCCTGTTATAGAAATGGAACGAATTTTGTGATCGGCTCTGAAATCCGAGGAAACAATGGTTGTGACAAATGCATTTGTGGTTATTATGGGAAAGATTTGTTACCAACATGGACCTGTTCACCGGCAGTCCAATGTCTTTGGTTTCCATCAAACTGCACAAATATTACGACTGTGGGATGCTGTCCAACTTGTGCTG ATGTTCCTTCAACAAAGGCCCCATCAACAACCACTAGTCCTCCACGTAACACTTGTACAAAGGAAGGAATTGAATATCCAGAAGGGTCTGAGGTCGGCACAGATAGCTGCAACCCttgtatttgtattaaaattgGAGAACAAAATCCGGAATGGACATGTAGAATTGTTGATTGTCCTCAAATTACATGTTTATCACAGAAGTATATTCCCGGGCAGTGCTGTCCTGTTTGTGATG acACAACACCTCCACCAACGACTGTTCGACCTACTCTTCCTCCAAATACTG gacCATCGTTCAAACATTGTCCAAGTGGTACACTGATTATCAATACCCACAGAGAAAAGTTTATTGACATTCGTAGATCTGTGAACCTGACTGTGGTTGACAATTCTGGAAAAACATACAAGATTCAATACTCCAAGGAAATTATCGAGGCTGTTCCTTGCTCTTGCGGCAAAAACATTCATATTATTACAGCCCAGTCTCATCCCCCAGATCAGTATGGACGGTTTGCATCATGTCACATTACAGTTCATGTTGTCG ACAATCATCCACCAATGTACAGCACATGTCCATCAGAAATATCTGCATTTGAGGACGAAATTATTAGCTGGGACAAACCAGAAGCTTCAGACAACGTtggcataaaaaaagaaaattttatttctGATTATGAAAACAATAGCAAATTTCCAGAAGGCTCACATCTGCTCATGTATGTTGCTGTTGATCACGAGGGTAATGTCGCGGCCTGTCGTTTCCTCGTAGCTGTCTATAAGAGAG gaTCATCCGATCCGACTATGCCTAATCAATTGAAGAGAGACGATGAAGAAAATAAGAAAGATATGATTATAT TGCCCGTGATTGGTGTATTGGCAGTATTGATTCTTATCATAGCAATTATTCTAACAGCAATGTGCTGTCGTCGGCTGAAGAAAAAAGAGAATGCCCATCAAAATGGAAATGAACAAAATGCTTATGACAATGCTATCTACTCAACTGCAACTCCACCCAGAACTCCTCCTCCATCTTACGGTAAAACCGGTGGAATGAAACTTCCACCAAAGTACGTTTTGGGAGATGAAAAACCACCTCTGTATGAAGAAATGGATGTCAAGGTCTTCATGAAGAAGGGTGTACAGAATCCTGTCTACGACTCTTCAGATGAACTTGAAGTTAGGAACATAAAACTGAGAATGAGAGACGAGGCAGATGCTTAA
- the LOC143047895 gene encoding uncharacterized protein LOC143047895 isoform X11: MAQRILIILVILSVLFILSEGHWWRRHRKRPHRHCPSRDDEDHVCCDWEIKTYQQTIEYCRKCQVTPTDSSDICYYRKRYSYKIKQGCIDRVKYNVTESTCTPKCCDGWTRDEYGQCSIKADANTQEIVCENGGSPAGDYCSCPNGFSGTHCESAVCTPHCLNNGICSGRDGEAVCVCPDGRYTGKQCETPVCNPACQNGGSCIDGIYRPMCSCPPGYEGESCEKEVKDGDCPAASGVGICAEMCKTDSGCPNKQKCCINGCGAHECTAPAATTCTYQSEHYPIGHRRQQDSCTTCLCKDPNSKQQWECVSISCPRLPCYRTKMIPNLCCPVCDDMPTTITTTPVPTSTTPTLKPTTTLSSTCMENGTRYPMGATINRNNYCERCTCMYTASANGELYDTTSWQCMVTDCFWDSSCANYTNIPGRCCPICTDYLSTTTMRPPTTKKPAASCYRNGTNFVIGSEIRGNNGCDKCICGYYGKDLLPTWTCSPAVQCLWFPSNCTNITTVGCCPTCADVPSTKAPSTTTSPPRNTCTKEGIEYPEGSEVGTDSCNPCICIKIGEQNPEWTCRIVDCPQITCLSQKYIPGQCCPVCDATSTPAPTTPKSSTCSFNGIQYQHMSTIKQTDCKTCVCQYQYGGYLDWSCRTEACVYCANPKMIPGQCCPVCDDTTPPPTTVRPTLPPNTGPSFKHCPSGTLIINTHREKFIDIRRSVNLTVVDNSGKTYKIQYSKEIIEAVPCSCGKNIHIITAQSHPPDQYGRFASCHITVHVVDNHPPMYSTCPSEISAFEDEIISWDKPEASDNVGIKKENFISDYENNSKFPEGSHLLMYVAVDHEGNVAACRFLVAVYKRGSSDPTMPNQLKRDDEENKKDMIILPVIGVLAVLILIIAIILTAMCCRRLKKKENAHQNGNEQNAYDNAIYSTATPPRTPPPSYGKTGGMKLPPKYVLGDEKPPLYEEMDVKVFMKKGVQNPVYDSSDELEVRNIKLRMRDEADA, from the exons ATGGCGCAAAGAATTCTTATAATTCTGGTGATTTTGTCggttttatttatattatcagAAGGTCATTGGTGGAGGAGACATCGCAAACGACC acacAGACACTGTCCCTCACGTGATGATGAAGATCATGTGTGTTGTGATTGGGAGATAAAAACATATCAACAGACAATTGAGTACTGCAGGAAATGTCAAGTTACACCTACTGACTCCTCTGATATATGTTACTACAGAAAAAGATACAG ctATAAGATTAAACAAGGCTGTATTGATCGTGTTAAGTATAATGTGACGGAGTCAACATGTACACCAAAATGTTGTGACGGATGGACACGTGACGAATATGGCCAATGTTCCATCA AAGCAGATGCCAATACCCAAGAAATTGTCTGTGAAAATGGCGGGTCTCCCGCAGGAGACTATTGTTCCTGTCCGAACGGATTTTCCGGGACACATTGTGAATCTG CTGTTTGCACGCCTCATTGTTTAAATAATGGAATTTGTTCTGGCAGAGACGGAGAAGCTGTGTGTGTTTGTCCCGATGGAAGATATACCGGGAAACAGTGTGAAACAC CTGTGTGTAATCCTGCGTGCCAAAATGGCGGAAGCTGCATTGATGGAATATATAGACCAATGTGTTCTTGTCCACCTGGCTATGAAGGAGAGTCGTGTGAGAAAG AAGTCAAAGATGGTGATTGTCCTGCAGCATCAGGTGTAGGAATTTGTGCTGAAATGTGTAAAACCGATTCTGGATGTCCAAACAAGCAGAAATGTTGTATAAACGGATGTGGTGCTCACGAATGCACGGCACCAGCGGCTACAACATGCACTTATCAAAGTGAACATTATCCAATCGGACACCGCCGCCAACAAGATTCCTGCACAACCTGTCTATGTAAAGATCCTAATAGTAAACAACAGTGGGAATGTGTTTCTATTAGTTGTCCCAGACTTCCATGCTACAGAACAAAGATGATTCCTAATTTGTGTTGTCCGGTATGCGACG ATATGCCAACCACAATAACAACAACGCCCGTACCAACCTCAACTACACCAACACTAAAGCCGACCACAACCTTGTCTTCCACGTGTATGGAGAATGGAACACGTTACCCAATGGGTGCtactataaatagaaataattacTGTGAACGTTGCACATGCATGTATACTGCATCTGCCAATGGTGAATTGTATGATACTACAAGCTGGCAGTGCATGGTGACAGATTGTTTCTGGGATTCATCATGCGCCAATTATACAAATATTCCTGGTCGATGCTGTCCTATCTGCACCG ATTACTTATCCACTACAACCATGAGACCGCCTACAACCAAAAAGCCTGCTGCTTCCTGTTATAGAAATGGAACGAATTTTGTGATCGGCTCTGAAATCCGAGGAAACAATGGTTGTGACAAATGCATTTGTGGTTATTATGGGAAAGATTTGTTACCAACATGGACCTGTTCACCGGCAGTCCAATGTCTTTGGTTTCCATCAAACTGCACAAATATTACGACTGTGGGATGCTGTCCAACTTGTGCTG ATGTTCCTTCAACAAAGGCCCCATCAACAACCACTAGTCCTCCACGTAACACTTGTACAAAGGAAGGAATTGAATATCCAGAAGGGTCTGAGGTCGGCACAGATAGCTGCAACCCttgtatttgtattaaaattgGAGAACAAAATCCGGAATGGACATGTAGAATTGTTGATTGTCCTCAAATTACATGTTTATCACAGAAGTATATTCCCGGGCAGTGCTGTCCTGTTTGTGATG cAACATCCACACCAGCCCCAACTACACCTAAATCATCAACATGCTCCTTCAATGGTATACAATACCAGCACATGAGCACCATTAAACAAACAGATTGTAAAACATGCGTATGCCAATACCAGTATGGAGGATATTTAGATTGGTCATGTCGTACAGAAGCCTGTGTGTACTGTGCAAATCCCAAAATGATTCCAGGACAGTGTTGTCCAGTGTGTGATG acACAACACCTCCACCAACGACTGTTCGACCTACTCTTCCTCCAAATACTG gacCATCGTTCAAACATTGTCCAAGTGGTACACTGATTATCAATACCCACAGAGAAAAGTTTATTGACATTCGTAGATCTGTGAACCTGACTGTGGTTGACAATTCTGGAAAAACATACAAGATTCAATACTCCAAGGAAATTATCGAGGCTGTTCCTTGCTCTTGCGGCAAAAACATTCATATTATTACAGCCCAGTCTCATCCCCCAGATCAGTATGGACGGTTTGCATCATGTCACATTACAGTTCATGTTGTCG ACAATCATCCACCAATGTACAGCACATGTCCATCAGAAATATCTGCATTTGAGGACGAAATTATTAGCTGGGACAAACCAGAAGCTTCAGACAACGTtggcataaaaaaagaaaattttatttctGATTATGAAAACAATAGCAAATTTCCAGAAGGCTCACATCTGCTCATGTATGTTGCTGTTGATCACGAGGGTAATGTCGCGGCCTGTCGTTTCCTCGTAGCTGTCTATAAGAGAG gaTCATCCGATCCGACTATGCCTAATCAATTGAAGAGAGACGATGAAGAAAATAAGAAAGATATGATTATAT TGCCCGTGATTGGTGTATTGGCAGTATTGATTCTTATCATAGCAATTATTCTAACAGCAATGTGCTGTCGTCGGCTGAAGAAAAAAGAGAATGCCCATCAAAATGGAAATGAACAAAATGCTTATGACAATGCTATCTACTCAACTGCAACTCCACCCAGAACTCCTCCTCCATCTTACGGTAAAACCGGTGGAATGAAACTTCCACCAAAGTACGTTTTGGGAGATGAAAAACCACCTCTGTATGAAGAAATGGATGTCAAGGTCTTCATGAAGAAGGGTGTACAGAATCCTGTCTACGACTCTTCAGATGAACTTGAAGTTAGGAACATAAAACTGAGAATGAGAGACGAGGCAGATGCTTAA